The following coding sequences lie in one Spinacia oleracea cultivar Varoflay chromosome 1, BTI_SOV_V1, whole genome shotgun sequence genomic window:
- the LOC110786791 gene encoding uroporphyrinogen decarboxylase: MSCIYGGSCSVSSFSAHSISHSRLSSLSNSKPSSIQCSAGGLVAESKGVITAEPLLLNAVKGLDVERPPVWLMRQAGRYMKSYQAICEKHPSFRERSENVDLVVEISLQPWKVFKPDGVILFSDILTPLAGMNIPFDIVKGKGPVIFDPLRTQEDVDVVREFVPEESVPYVGEALTILRKEVDNKAAVLGFVGAPFTLASYVVEGGSSKHFSKIKRLAFSQPKVLHALLQKFATSMAKYVKYQADHGAQAVQIFDSWATELSPVDFEEFSLPYLKQIVDSVKQTHPNLPIILYASGSGGLLERLPLTGVDVVSLDWTVDMAEGRRRLGSDIAVQGNVDPGVLFGSKEFITSRIMDTVKKAGRGKHILNLGHGIVVGTPEENVAHFFEVAKSIRY; encoded by the exons atgtcGTGCATCTATGGTGGCAGCTGTTCTGTATCATCCTTCTCTGCTCATTCTATCTCCCATTCAAGACTTTCATCTTTATCAAATTCTAAACCCTCTTCGATTCAGTGCTCTGCTGGTG GTTTAGTGGCAGAGTCAAAAGGAGTCATTACAGCTGAACCCTTGTTGCTAAATGCTGTGAAAGGGTTGGATGTTGAAAGACCCCCAGTTTGGCTGATGAGGCAAGCTGGGAGATACATGAAG AGTTACCAAGCTATTTGTGAGAAGCATCCCTCGTTTCGTGAAAGATCAGAAAATGTTGATCTTGTTGTAGAAATATCCTTGCAACCATGGAAAGTTTTCAAGCCTGATGGT GTTATATTGTTCTCAGACATTTTGACTCCACTTGCTGGAATGAATATACCTTTTGACATTGTGAAAGGAAAGGGTCCAGTCATATTCGATCCTCTACGCACGCAGGAAGATGTTGATGTGGTTAGAGAGTTTGTTCCCGAGGAATCAGTTCCATATGTTGGGGAAGCCTTAACAATTTTGCGAAAGGAG GTGGACAACAAGGCTGCAGTTCTCGGGTTTGTTGGGGCTCCTTTTACTCTGGCATCATATGTAGTTGAAGGTGGTTCATCAAAGCACTTCAGCAAAATTAAAAGACTTGCTTTCTCTCAACCCAAG GTTTTGCATGCTCTTCTTCAGAAATTCGCCACATCTATGGCAAAGTACGTCAAATATCAAGCTGACCATGGTGCACAAGCTGTTCAGATCTTTGACTCGTGGGCAACCGAGCTCAGCCCAGTAGACTTTGAAGAGTTCAGTTTACCATACTTGAAGCAGATAGTTGATTCAGTGAAACAGACACATCCAAATCTGCCAATCATACTGTATGCTAGTGGATCTGGTGGGTTGCTAGAACGGCTTCCCCTAACAGGTGTTGATGTCGTAAGCTTGGATTGGACGGTGGACATGGCAGAAGGTAGGAGACGGTTAGGATCTGATATTGCAGTGCAGGGCAATGTGGACCCTGGTGTGCTTTTTGGGTCAAAAGAATTCATAACAAGTCGAATAATGGATACAGTGAAAAAAGCCGGGAGAGGGAAGCACATTCTAAATCTAGGTCATGGAATAGTTGTAGGTACACCGGAAGAGAATGTTGCTCATTTCTTTGAGGTTGCCAAGAGCATTAGGTACTAA
- the LOC110786792 gene encoding 5-amino-6-(5-phospho-D-ribitylamino)uracil phosphatase, chloroplastic, producing the protein MDCCNIIRGSALLPKRPCSSSSSSLSDSQFLSNLKLPICKRQNPIKQRLLIRNACNFDPNDLPFLPEKYFKEEAIGAEYGEGFETFRHDGPLKVDVDFLNDKLQEGFLKRIRYAMKPDEAFGLIFSWDNVLADTRALKLNAWKQLATEEGRKIPEDAGTQRLMLYAGPDHVLNKILQWEKSETDVDLLKLRLSQLYHENLLKLDRPLEGVEEWLEAVSTARIPCAVVSSLDRINMVETLERMGIKKYFQAIVSEEDGMEAIAHRFLSAAVKLDRKPSKCVVFEDDPRGVTAAHNCTMMAVALIGAHPAYELVQADLAVANFSELSVINLRRLFAHKGSDFMDLQKQVVEKTPPKRKLTIDTIF; encoded by the exons ATGGACTGTTGCAATATTATCCGAGGTTCTGCTTTACTTCCCAAGAGAccttgttcttcttcttcttctagtTTATCCGACTCCCAATTTCTCAGCAATCTCAAATTACCG ATATGCAAGCGCCAGAACCCAATTAAGCAGCGCCTGTTGATTAGAAACGCTTGTAATTTTGATCCCAATGACCTTCCTTTTCTTCCAGAAAAATATTTTAAGGAAGAG GCTATTGGAGCTGAATATGGAGAGGGTTTTGAGACTTTCAGGCATGATGGTCCCTTAAAAGTTGATGTG GATTTTTTGAATGACAAATTGCAAGAGGGATTTCTTAAAAGAATACGCTACGCTATGAAACCCGATGAAGCATTTGGACTTATATTTTCTTGGGACAATGTTCTG GCAGATACTCGAGCGTTGAAGTTGAATGCTTGGAAACAGCTTGCCACTGAAGAAG GAAGAAAAATTCCTGAGGATGCTGGTACTCAAAGACTGATGCTTTACGCAGGTCCTGATCATGTATTGAATAAG ATTCTGCAGTGGGAGAAATCAGAAACTGATGTAGATTTGTTAAAGCTGCGCCTTTCACAATTATATCATGAAAATCTTCTCAAG CTTGATAGACCTTTGGAAGGTGTGGAAGAATGGCTGGAGGCAGTATCAACTGCTCGTATACCGTGTGCTGTTGTTTCAAGTCTTGACAGAATAAACATGGTTGAAACTCTGGAAAGGATGGGAATTAAGAAATACTTTCAG GCGATAGTGAGTGAAGAAGATGGCATGGAGGCCATTGCCCATAGATTTCTCTCTGCAGCAGTGAAG TTGGATAGGAAACCTTCAAAGTGTGTGGTGTTTGAGGATGACCCAAGAGGTGTAACCGCTGCTCATAACTGTACAATGATGGCTGTAGCGCTAATTGGTGCTCACCCTGC GTATGAGTTGGTTCAGGCTGATCTTGCAGTGGCCAACTTCAGCGAGCTGTCGGTTATAAATCTGCGGAGATTATTTGCACACAAGGGTTCTGATTTCATGGATTTGCAGAAGCAGGTTGTAGAGAAAACTCCCCCCAAAAGGAAGCTTACTATTGACACCATATTTTGA
- the LOC110786743 gene encoding high mobility group B protein 2, with amino-acid sequence MGNPPRSRKRVRPPCRAPDGSAFTKCDECGGSVAVALMDMHECNMKKGTVKKLKENPKPSIPKKDNVSEQPGSPFVYFVESYSKSFKGRDLIEISREACEKWKKMSTTERWPYIAEARKVENAYLKLIHEEEIQSLSQEGDDEADSAKCTQEYDDYDDSEDEEPFNVWNCKWCPNAQSCFCYVDNNFFG; translated from the exons ATGGGGAACCCACCCAGATCTCGCAAAAGGGTTCGCCCGCCTTGCCGCGCCCCCGACGGTAGCGCCTTCACCAAATG TGATGAATGTGGAGGTTCTGTGGCAGTAGCATTGATGGACATGCACGAGTGCAATATGAAGAAGGGTACTGTGAAGAAATTGAAAGAGAATCCTAAGCCTTCAATTCCCAAAAAGGACAACGTTTCTGAGCAACCCGGCTCACCTTTTGTTTACTTCGT GGAAAGTTATTCAAAATCTTTCAAAGGTCGAGACTTGATTGAGATAAGTCGTGAAGCTTGTGAGAAATGGAAGAAAATGTCAACTACG GAGCGATGGCCATACATTGCCGAGGCTCGAAAAGTGGAAAATGCTTATTTGAAACTCATACATGAAGAAGAAATTCAATCGTTGTCTCAA GAAGGTGATGATGAAGCAGATTCTGCGAAATGCACTCAG GAGTATGACGACTATGATGACTCAGAAGACGAAGAACCTTTCAACGTGTGGAATTGCAAATGGTGCCCTAATGCTCAAAGCTGTTTCTGCTATGTGGACAACAACTTTTTTGGCTAG
- the LOC110786793 gene encoding WEB family protein At3g51720, which yields MAGRWVAVDSATQTSDFGSDDEESYTLHEMGSSSPKVDTSQPFGSVEEAVIRFGGRGFWNPQPILDVDPATATDDNCQNTDVHKLDERTATMLKDLQRKEQETHDILKELELTKRLVEELKLKVPKDQVHDQCTSNPCLGFQRQPNHEFYVNKYPVDSTTIKNEEQLNLLPSTAAGLIMMELKQAKNNLYQNTNDLAELRASVEALSRKMDREKTSVELQPSSTHVNEARHEMKVRNEAFNPLAISRELRELNFEADQFMKTAEAARSEVLKAMSDVEQTKTSLRVIEMRWVVAKKLEDAAKAAESLALAEIRALSSSNEGISFEGYNQQNAGRISLSIEEYSSLSNKAQKAENLLKRREMDALRKIEEETEEKLMSKMGFRNNMPLHPRRDPRLLDSNEFEYMRNDQCYKPVARPTTTSIGDILSRKLVLRDDLEESGGGGGGGGGGGGRQRVSLNQMLRRHRGETSPPKRREKDGNEGKSFFSKRKGLGFVHISLPMSKQSKNKIQSLNFWRGDNE from the exons GAAAGTGGATACTTCTCAGCCTTTCGGGTCCGTTGAAGAAGCGGTAATTCGGTTCGGAGGTCGTGGGTTTTGGAACCCTCAACCCATTCTCGATGTTGATCCGGCTACTGCTACTGATGACAATTGT CAAAATACTGATGTCCATAAACTTGATGAACGAACAGCAACGATGTTGAAAGATCTGCAAAGGAAAGAACAAGAAACACATGACATCTTGAAAGAACTTGAGTTAACCAAAAGGCTTGTAGAAGAGCTAAAACTGAAGGTGCCAAAAGATCAAGTTCATGACCAATGCACATCAAACCCATGCTTAGGCTTTCAAAGGCAACCGAACCACGAGTTTTATGTGAACAAATATCCTGTGGATTCCACAACAATCAAGAATGAAGAACAATTGAACTTGCTTCCATCAACTGCTGCTGGACTGATAATGATGGAATTAAAGCAAGCGAAAAACAACCTGTATCAGAACACCAATGATCTTGCTGAACTTCGCGCTTCTGTTGAGGCTCTCAGCAGAAAGATGGACAGGGAGAAAACCTCAGTTGAACTGCAACCTTCGAGTACTCATGTCAATGAAGCTAGACATGAAATGAAAGTTAGGAATGAAGCGTTTAACCCATTAGCTATCTCAAGAGAGCTTAGAGAGTTGAATTTCGAGGCTGATCAGTTTATGAAGACAGCTGAAGCAGCAAGATCAGAAGTTCTGAAGGCAATGTCAGATGTAGAACAGACAAAAACAAGCCTTAGAGTGATAGAAATGAGATGGGTTGTTGCCAAGAAGCTTGAGGATGCTGCTAAGGCTGCTGAATCTCTTGCTTTGGCTGAGATCAGGGCTTTATCATCGAGCAATGAAGGTATATCATTCGAGGGTTATAATCAGCAAAACGCGGGAAGAATTAGTCTGTCAATTGAAGAGTATTCTAGTTTGAGTAATAAAGCTCAAAAAGCTGAAAACTTGTTGAAAAGGAGGGAGATGGATGCTTTGAGGAAGATAGAAGAAGAAACAGAGGAGAAACTGATGAGTAAGATGGGATTTAGGAACAATATGCCTTTACACCCTCGAAGGGATCCTAGGCTGCTCGATTCCAACGAGTTTGAGTACATGAGAAATGATCAGTGTTATAAGCCAGTTGCAAGGCCAACAACTACTTCAATAGGAGACATATTGAGCAGGAAACTTGTGCTGAGGGATGATTTAGAAgaaagtggtggtggtggtggcggtggtggtggtggaggaggGAGGCAAAGGGTGTCGTTGAACCAAATGCTACGACGACATAGAGGAGAGACAAGTCCACCtaagagaagagagaaagatGGTAATGAGGGAAAGAGTTTCTTCTCCAAGAGAAAGGGTCTGGGGTTTGTGCATATATCACTTCCAATGTCAAAGCAGAGTAAAAATAAGATTCAGTCTTTGAATTTTTGGAGAGGAGACAACGAATAG